From Cellulomonas chengniuliangii, the proteins below share one genomic window:
- a CDS encoding phytoene/squalene synthase family protein — MQEAATLYDRTAARASGVVLAGYSTSFGLGSRLLGRRARRDIEAVYALVRIADEVVDTHRGADAGAMLDELEAQTSRALVSGYSTNLVVHAFAAAAAHAGIGHAEIDPFFASMRADLTVRVHDRESYERYVYGSAEVVGLMCLAVFLNADRAPGEPVRRADAGLVLGARALGAAFQKINFLRDLGADAGDLGRCYFPGVQPGALDRRQLGEILAEIEHDLRVARGALPRLPRRARLAVAATLGLYDTLLARLADTPPEELLDRRVRLGGARKLAVVLRSVAVEARLGGHGSPALSVRADA, encoded by the coding sequence ATGCAGGAGGCAGCCACGCTGTACGACCGGACCGCCGCCCGGGCCTCCGGGGTGGTGCTGGCCGGGTACTCGACCTCGTTCGGGCTCGGCTCCAGGCTGCTGGGCAGGCGTGCGCGCCGGGACATCGAGGCGGTCTACGCGCTGGTGCGGATCGCCGACGAGGTGGTCGACACGCACCGCGGCGCGGACGCCGGGGCGATGCTCGACGAGCTCGAGGCCCAGACATCCCGCGCACTGGTGTCGGGGTACTCCACCAACCTCGTGGTCCACGCGTTCGCCGCCGCGGCCGCGCACGCGGGCATCGGCCACGCCGAGATCGACCCCTTCTTCGCGTCGATGCGCGCCGACCTGACCGTGCGGGTCCATGACCGGGAGAGCTACGAGCGGTACGTCTACGGCTCCGCCGAGGTGGTCGGGCTCATGTGCCTGGCGGTGTTCCTCAACGCCGACCGGGCGCCGGGGGAGCCGGTGCGGCGCGCCGACGCCGGGCTGGTGCTCGGCGCGCGGGCTCTGGGCGCCGCGTTCCAGAAGATCAACTTCCTGCGTGACCTGGGCGCCGACGCCGGGGACCTCGGCAGGTGCTACTTCCCGGGGGTGCAGCCCGGCGCCCTCGACCGGCGCCAACTGGGGGAGATCCTCGCCGAGATCGAGCACGACCTGCGGGTGGCCCGGGGCGCCCTGCCTCGGCTGCCCCGCCGGGCGCGGCTCGCCGTCGCCGCGACGCTGGGCCTCTACGACACGCTGCTGGCGCGGCTCGCGGACACACCGCCCGAGGAGCTGCTGGACCGCCGGGTGCGCCTGGGCGGGGCCCGCAAGCTCGCTGTCGTCCTGCGATCGGTGGCGGTCGAGGCGCGCCTGGGCGGGCACGGCTCCCCGGCGCTGAGCGTGAGGGCAGACGCATGA
- a CDS encoding phage holin family protein translates to MSEFPGPERTRSGRFFDRFTDPIAEMARDKIGQVEDKVRASVQAEIDTVSRAVRAKAVEVRPSALAFAAAALLTVLGVALLLGGAVVGLAHVVWWWLSFLLVGAAVILLAAGLAAWGRHNLPQPVRVTPLAPEPGVDEHVHPWAD, encoded by the coding sequence GTGAGCGAGTTCCCCGGCCCGGAGCGCACCCGCTCAGGCCGATTCTTCGACCGATTCACCGATCCGATCGCCGAAATGGCCCGCGACAAGATCGGGCAGGTCGAGGACAAGGTGCGCGCCTCGGTGCAGGCGGAGATCGACACCGTGTCCCGTGCCGTCAGGGCCAAGGCCGTCGAGGTCCGGCCCAGCGCCCTCGCGTTCGCCGCCGCCGCACTCCTCACGGTGCTCGGCGTCGCCCTGCTCCTCGGTGGCGCCGTCGTGGGCCTCGCGCACGTGGTGTGGTGGTGGTTGTCGTTCCTCCTGGTCGGCGCGGCGGTCATCCTGCTCGCCGCCGGCCTCGCCGCGTGGGGCCGCCACAACCTGCCCCAGCCGGTGCGCGTCACGCCGCTGGCGCCCGAGCCGGGGGTCGATGAGCACGTGCACCCGTGGGCCGACTGA
- a CDS encoding BldC family transcriptional regulator produces the protein MSAHPAESEALLTPSEVATLFRVDPKTVTRWAKAGKLSSIRTLGGHRRYRESEVRELLNGVPQPREGKA, from the coding sequence ATGTCCGCACACCCCGCAGAGTCTGAGGCCCTGCTCACCCCGTCCGAGGTCGCGACCCTGTTCCGGGTCGACCCGAAGACCGTGACCCGGTGGGCGAAGGCGGGCAAGCTCTCCTCGATCCGCACGCTGGGCGGGCACCGCCGGTACCGGGAGTCCGAGGTCCGCGAGCTCCTCAACGGCGTCCCGCAGCCGCGCGAGGGCAAGGCCTGA
- a CDS encoding metallopeptidase family protein has protein sequence MVQMSREDFELAVSDALDLIPPELAAQIDNVVVLVEDDPPEGEPDLLGVYDGTPLTERGEWWAMGSLPDRITIFRNPTLAICEDRDEVVEEVAVTVVHEIAHHFGIDDARLHDLGWA, from the coding sequence ATGGTGCAGATGTCGCGCGAGGACTTCGAGCTGGCGGTGAGCGACGCGCTCGACCTGATCCCGCCGGAGCTCGCGGCGCAGATCGACAACGTCGTGGTGCTGGTCGAGGACGACCCGCCCGAGGGGGAGCCGGACCTGCTGGGCGTGTACGACGGCACACCGCTGACGGAGCGCGGTGAGTGGTGGGCGATGGGCTCGCTGCCCGACCGCATCACAATCTTCCGCAACCCGACGCTCGCGATCTGCGAGGACCGCGACGAGGTGGTCGAGGAGGTCGCGGTCACCGTGGTCCACGAGATCGCCCACCACTTCGGCATCGACGACGCCCGCCTGCACGACCTGGGCTGGGCCTGA
- a CDS encoding NAD-dependent epimerase/dehydratase family protein: MRVVVVGGSGNVGTALLRRLSGDQAITSVAAVARRTPASTPVPPYDVAEWTSCDVGAQGADGPIVDRLARVFAGADAVVNLAWAIQPSHVRDRLRRTNVVGAQRVVAATAAAGVPHLAAASSVGAYSPVDDDVPRSEDWPTEGIPSSSYSVDKAQVERVLDDAERRFPELTITRVRPALVFQHDAGHEIGRYFLGPLVPRAALRGRLPVLPWPRGLRLQAVHADDLADAYREVLVRRTAGAVNIAGPGVIRAQDVAELLSQGRWLEAPVPLARAAITAGWRARAVPVGPGWLDMAMSAPLLNTTRAHHELGLRPQRSGIQALADLLPGIAAGAGAGSPPLRAAKGGRTRRRTATGQADRARQDDAPHGASRQPTTEGKHQASQDGGS; the protein is encoded by the coding sequence ATGAGGGTCGTCGTCGTCGGGGGCAGCGGGAACGTGGGCACGGCGTTGCTGCGCCGGCTCTCCGGAGACCAGGCGATCACGTCGGTGGCCGCGGTGGCCCGCCGCACGCCGGCCAGCACCCCGGTCCCGCCCTACGACGTCGCCGAGTGGACGTCCTGCGACGTCGGGGCGCAGGGGGCCGACGGCCCGATCGTCGACCGGCTGGCGCGGGTGTTCGCGGGGGCTGACGCCGTGGTGAACCTGGCGTGGGCCATCCAACCCAGCCACGTCCGGGACCGGCTGCGCCGCACGAACGTCGTGGGCGCCCAGCGTGTCGTGGCGGCCACGGCCGCGGCCGGTGTGCCGCACTTGGCCGCGGCGTCGTCGGTGGGCGCCTACAGCCCCGTGGACGACGACGTCCCACGGTCGGAGGACTGGCCCACCGAGGGCATCCCGTCGTCCTCGTACAGCGTGGACAAGGCGCAGGTCGAGCGGGTGCTGGACGACGCGGAGCGCCGCTTCCCGGAGCTCACGATCACCCGGGTGCGTCCCGCGCTGGTGTTCCAGCACGACGCCGGCCATGAGATCGGGCGGTACTTCCTCGGCCCCCTGGTGCCTCGGGCCGCGCTCCGCGGGCGGCTTCCCGTGCTGCCCTGGCCACGAGGGCTGCGGCTCCAGGCAGTGCACGCCGACGACCTCGCCGACGCCTACCGGGAGGTGCTGGTGCGGCGCACCGCCGGGGCGGTCAACATCGCGGGGCCCGGCGTCATCCGCGCGCAGGACGTCGCCGAGCTGCTCTCGCAGGGCCGATGGCTCGAGGCGCCCGTGCCGCTCGCCCGCGCGGCGATCACCGCGGGGTGGCGTGCGCGCGCGGTGCCCGTCGGCCCGGGGTGGCTCGACATGGCCATGTCCGCGCCACTGCTCAACACCACCCGGGCGCACCACGAGCTGGGCCTGCGCCCCCAGCGCAGCGGCATCCAGGCCCTAGCGGACCTGCTCCCGGGCATCGCCGCCGGCGCCGGCGCCGGCAGCCCGCCGCTCCGGGCGGCCAAGGGCGGCCGCACACGCCGCCGCACCGCCACCGGCCAGGCGGACCGCGCCCGCCAGGACGACGCCCCGCACGGCGCCTCACGTCAACCGACGACCGAGGGGAAGCACCAGGCTTCCCAGGATGGAGGATCATGA
- a CDS encoding DUF1269 domain-containing protein, with product MALDSYVIIINSYDNVDDALADYDAARELYEDWDLGDTYDAAVVTHREDGKVRIVKRHEQPVVQGGVAGLGIGLAVGALSALFPAIAIGAGLAWGAGGGLVLGAVTGHIVGGVSRKDLKELGEELDDGQSAVLIVAAEDVQARVDAALTRGNKIVKKQLKADSKELEAAIAEANSDSAA from the coding sequence ATGGCACTCGACAGCTACGTGATCATCATCAACTCGTACGACAACGTGGATGACGCCCTCGCCGACTACGACGCCGCGCGGGAGCTCTACGAGGACTGGGACCTGGGCGACACCTACGACGCCGCCGTCGTGACGCACCGCGAGGACGGCAAGGTCCGGATCGTCAAGCGGCACGAGCAGCCGGTGGTCCAGGGCGGCGTCGCCGGGCTCGGCATCGGCCTGGCGGTGGGCGCCCTGAGCGCGCTGTTCCCCGCGATCGCCATCGGCGCCGGGCTGGCGTGGGGCGCGGGCGGCGGGCTCGTGCTCGGGGCCGTCACCGGGCACATCGTCGGCGGTGTCAGCCGCAAGGACCTCAAGGAGCTCGGGGAGGAGCTCGACGATGGTCAGAGCGCCGTCCTGATCGTCGCCGCGGAGGATGTCCAGGCGCGGGTGGACGCGGCGTTGACCCGCGGGAACAAGATCGTGAAGAAGCAGCTCAAGGCCGACAGCAAGGAGCTCGAGGCGGCGATCGCCGAGGCGAACTCGGACTCTGCGGCCTGA
- a CDS encoding polyprenyl synthetase family protein has product MNEQVSTADALTRDDARAEQTAFASRVDTAMAATTAALRRYLAARVERAGHVATPYAQLWEALGEQVGGKLMRPRLTVAAYLGLGGTDVEAVASIAAAQELLHTAMLTHDDLIDHDEVRRGRPNLAGSHRAALARAGVTGRAADDQVAATGLLGGDLALASAFELVASAPVDPALRVAVVGLMARSIGTTVAGELLDVGAELRSPSAVDALRIAELKTAAYSCIGPLNAGAVLAQAPPSAHVRLERFGRSLGIAFQLVDDDLGVFGDPARTGKSTLSDLREGKRTELLRLTYLLADDAGRALLDRLVGDPSLEEAGAAQVRAVMTASGARDRSTALASGAARSAREGALRTLPQPLAGYLAALVDELDGRGS; this is encoded by the coding sequence GTGAACGAACAGGTCAGCACCGCTGATGCCCTGACCCGGGACGACGCGAGGGCCGAGCAGACGGCCTTCGCCAGCCGGGTCGACACCGCGATGGCGGCGACCACCGCTGCGCTCCGCCGGTACCTCGCCGCCCGCGTCGAACGGGCCGGCCACGTCGCCACGCCCTACGCCCAGCTCTGGGAGGCCCTGGGCGAGCAGGTGGGCGGCAAGTTGATGCGGCCCCGGCTCACCGTCGCGGCCTACCTCGGGCTGGGCGGCACTGACGTCGAGGCGGTCGCCAGCATCGCCGCCGCCCAAGAGCTCTTGCACACCGCGATGCTCACCCACGACGACCTCATCGACCACGACGAGGTGCGCCGCGGCCGCCCGAACCTCGCCGGCAGCCACCGCGCCGCGCTCGCCCGAGCGGGCGTCACCGGTCGCGCCGCTGACGACCAGGTGGCCGCCACCGGGCTGCTCGGCGGGGACCTCGCCCTGGCCTCGGCGTTCGAGCTGGTCGCCTCCGCACCCGTCGACCCCGCTCTGCGGGTGGCCGTCGTCGGGCTGATGGCCCGGTCCATCGGCACCACGGTGGCAGGCGAGCTGCTCGACGTGGGCGCCGAGCTGCGCAGCCCCTCCGCCGTCGACGCCCTGAGGATCGCGGAGCTGAAGACCGCCGCCTACTCGTGCATCGGGCCGCTCAACGCAGGGGCCGTCCTCGCGCAGGCACCGCCCTCCGCGCACGTGCGCCTCGAGCGGTTCGGCCGCTCGCTGGGCATCGCCTTCCAGCTCGTCGACGACGACCTCGGTGTGTTCGGGGACCCCGCGCGCACCGGCAAGTCGACGCTCTCCGACCTGCGCGAGGGCAAGCGCACCGAGCTGCTGCGCCTGACGTACCTCCTCGCGGACGACGCGGGCCGCGCGCTGCTGGACCGTCTGGTGGGCGACCCGTCCCTCGAAGAGGCGGGCGCCGCCCAGGTGCGCGCCGTGATGACGGCCTCCGGCGCCCGCGACCGGTCGACGGCCCTGGCCAGCGGAGCCGCGCGCTCCGCACGGGAGGGCGCCCTGCGGACCCTGCCCCAGCCGCTCGCCGGGTACCTCGCCGCGCTTGTCGACGAGCTCGACGGTCGGGGGAGCTGA
- a CDS encoding phage holin family protein, protein MSQLSEQGARLVRAEIDLAKAEMAARAKQAGIGIGLLVGAGLFGFFAFATLIATAVLGLSNAVDAWLAALIVAVVLLIITAILGLLGKNRLQSGMPPTPEAAKENVKLDVEAVKGGIRS, encoded by the coding sequence GTGAGTCAGCTGAGCGAGCAGGGAGCGCGACTGGTGCGCGCAGAGATCGATCTCGCCAAGGCGGAGATGGCCGCCCGCGCCAAGCAGGCGGGCATCGGGATCGGCCTGCTCGTCGGGGCCGGGCTCTTCGGGTTCTTCGCCTTCGCCACGCTGATCGCCACGGCGGTGCTCGGCCTGTCCAACGCGGTGGACGCATGGCTCGCCGCGCTCATCGTCGCCGTGGTGCTGCTCATCATCACGGCGATCCTCGGGCTGCTGGGCAAGAACCGGTTGCAGTCGGGGATGCCGCCCACACCCGAGGCGGCCAAGGAGAACGTGAAGCTCGACGTCGAGGCAGTCAAGGGAGGAATCCGGTCATGA
- a CDS encoding isoamylase early set domain-containing protein, translating into MLKKSRSAASSTCTLTFALPTASLGGPVSVVGTFNDWTPGAHPLRRRSNGTASASVTVPTGSTVRFRYLGAHGHWFDDAEADEITAEGGVVQA; encoded by the coding sequence GTGCTCAAGAAGTCCCGCTCCGCCGCGTCGTCCACCTGCACGCTCACCTTCGCGCTGCCCACGGCCAGCCTCGGCGGCCCGGTGAGCGTGGTCGGCACCTTCAACGACTGGACGCCAGGGGCGCACCCCCTGCGGCGGCGCTCCAACGGGACCGCCAGCGCGTCGGTGACGGTGCCGACGGGCTCGACCGTCCGGTTCCGGTACCTCGGCGCGCACGGGCACTGGTTCGACGATGCCGAGGCCGACGAGATCACCGCGGAGGGCGGTGTCGTCCAGGCGTGA
- the purM gene encoding phosphoribosylformylglycinamidine cyclo-ligase, with translation MSAAQGPGVTYAEAGVDTHAGDKAVELMKDAVRATHGPQVLGGFGGFAGLYDASALVGYRRPLLATSTDGVGTKVAIAQAMDIHDTIGFDLVGMVVDDIVVVGAKPLFMTDYIACGRVVPERIADIVRGIAAACEVAGTALVGGETAEHPGLLGPEEYDVAGAATGVVEADEVLGPDRVRAGDVLVALGSSGLHSNGYSLVRKVIEVAGWGLERHVPELGRTLGEELLVPTRVYASDCLALVERAAGGVHAFSHVTGGGLAANVARVLPAGLVAEVARGSWLLPPVFDLVRTLGGVPWGDLENTLNLGVGMVAIVAPESVDGVVAHAAELGLPAWELGVVGDLSGLDAPGAELVSGTKGVQAGAVRMTGEYRTS, from the coding sequence GTGAGCGCCGCGCAGGGCCCCGGCGTCACGTACGCCGAGGCCGGGGTGGACACGCACGCCGGCGACAAGGCCGTCGAGCTCATGAAGGACGCGGTGCGCGCGACGCACGGACCGCAGGTGCTGGGCGGCTTCGGCGGGTTCGCCGGCCTGTACGACGCCTCGGCGCTGGTCGGCTACCGCCGCCCGCTGCTGGCGACGTCCACCGACGGGGTCGGCACCAAGGTCGCGATCGCCCAGGCGATGGACATCCACGACACGATCGGGTTCGACCTGGTGGGCATGGTCGTGGACGACATCGTCGTGGTGGGCGCCAAGCCGCTGTTCATGACGGACTACATCGCCTGCGGCCGCGTGGTCCCCGAGCGGATCGCGGACATCGTGCGCGGGATCGCCGCGGCCTGCGAGGTCGCGGGCACGGCGTTGGTGGGCGGCGAGACCGCCGAGCACCCCGGGCTGCTGGGCCCGGAGGAGTACGACGTGGCGGGCGCCGCGACGGGCGTGGTCGAGGCCGATGAGGTGCTCGGGCCCGACCGGGTGCGCGCTGGCGACGTGCTGGTGGCGCTGGGCTCTAGCGGCCTGCACTCCAACGGCTACTCGCTGGTCCGCAAGGTGATCGAGGTCGCCGGGTGGGGGCTCGAGCGGCACGTGCCGGAACTGGGCCGCACCCTCGGCGAGGAGCTGCTGGTGCCGACGCGCGTCTACGCGTCCGACTGCCTGGCGCTGGTCGAGCGCGCCGCGGGTGGTGTGCACGCGTTCTCGCATGTCACGGGTGGTGGCTTGGCGGCCAACGTGGCCCGGGTCCTGCCCGCCGGCCTCGTGGCGGAGGTGGCGCGTGGCAGCTGGCTGCTGCCGCCGGTCTTCGACCTGGTCCGGACCCTCGGCGGGGTGCCGTGGGGCGACCTGGAGAACACCCTTAACCTGGGCGTGGGGATGGTCGCGATCGTGGCGCCCGAGTCGGTCGACGGCGTCGTGGCCCACGCCGCCGAGCTCGGCCTGCCCGCGTGGGAGCTGGGCGTGGTGGGCGACCTGAGCGGGCTGGACGCGCCGGGCGCCGAGCTGGTCTCCGGCACCAAGGGCGTGCAGGCGGGAGCCGTGCGGATGACGGGGGAGTACCGGACGTCCTGA
- a CDS encoding LLM class flavin-dependent oxidoreductase — protein sequence MSEQVRIGVVLLPQDRWSVARERWQRAEDYGFDHAWTYDHLAWRSLADEPWFATVPLLAAAAAVTDRIGLGTWVASPNFRHPVPFAKDVLGLDDISGGRFLLGLGAGGEGLDASVLGPPLPRGVRTRRFEEFVGLLDGLLRRPVTEHVGEFYEAHDARMLPGTLARPRVPFVVAANGPRTMRLAARHGQGWATYGPSFGPEDTDLPPARAQERWWAGLAGMVADFDDVLAAVRAEEGPDVGPQRRYLSLDGAPLYSLGSLDLLIEGVQRASALGFTDVVVHWPRQSGIYAGSERVLEQAAGRLPELRR from the coding sequence ATGAGTGAACAGGTGCGCATCGGCGTGGTTCTGCTGCCGCAGGACCGGTGGAGCGTGGCGCGCGAGCGCTGGCAGCGTGCGGAGGACTACGGCTTCGACCACGCGTGGACCTACGACCACCTGGCGTGGCGGTCGCTCGCGGACGAGCCCTGGTTCGCGACGGTTCCGCTGCTCGCCGCGGCGGCGGCTGTGACCGACCGGATCGGGCTGGGAACCTGGGTGGCGTCGCCGAACTTCCGCCACCCGGTGCCGTTCGCGAAGGACGTGCTGGGGCTGGACGACATCAGCGGCGGCCGGTTCCTGCTCGGGCTGGGCGCCGGCGGGGAGGGGCTCGACGCGTCGGTGCTGGGCCCGCCGCTGCCTCGCGGCGTGCGGACGCGGCGGTTCGAGGAGTTCGTCGGCCTGCTCGACGGCCTGCTCAGGCGCCCGGTCACCGAGCACGTCGGGGAGTTCTACGAGGCGCACGACGCCCGGATGCTGCCCGGCACCCTGGCCCGCCCGCGGGTCCCGTTCGTCGTGGCGGCCAACGGCCCCCGCACCATGCGGCTCGCCGCGCGGCACGGCCAGGGCTGGGCCACGTACGGCCCGTCGTTCGGGCCGGAGGACACCGACCTGCCCCCGGCGCGGGCGCAGGAGCGCTGGTGGGCGGGGCTGGCGGGCATGGTCGCCGATTTCGACGACGTGCTGGCGGCCGTGCGCGCCGAGGAAGGTCCCGACGTGGGGCCGCAGCGTCGCTACCTGAGCCTGGACGGCGCCCCGCTGTACTCGCTGGGCTCGCTGGACCTGCTGATCGAGGGGGTGCAGCGGGCGTCGGCCCTGGGGTTCACCGACGTGGTGGTGCACTGGCCGCGCCAGAGCGGCATCTACGCCGGCTCGGAGCGTGTGCTGGAGCAGGCCGCCGGGCGGCTGCCCGAGCTGCGCAGGTAG
- the nrdI gene encoding class Ib ribonucleoside-diphosphate reductase assembly flavoprotein NrdI, which translates to MRQTPLYYYSSASGLVRSFAERLERPVFNLAEREHRASEADGPWVLLTPSYKTGNDSNDTIPEAVRRFLRSDVNRRRLVGVMGSGNRNFGRHYQMAAREIARRSGRPVLFEFELAGTPWDVAEGRAILEELDAALAAGALPVE; encoded by the coding sequence ATGCGACAGACCCCGCTCTACTACTACTCGAGCGCGAGCGGACTCGTCCGGTCGTTCGCGGAGCGGCTGGAGCGTCCCGTGTTCAACCTCGCTGAGCGCGAGCACCGCGCGAGCGAGGCGGACGGGCCGTGGGTGCTCCTCACGCCGTCGTACAAGACGGGCAACGACAGCAACGACACGATCCCGGAGGCGGTGCGGCGGTTCCTGCGCTCGGACGTGAACCGGCGCCGGCTGGTCGGCGTCATGGGCTCGGGGAACCGGAACTTCGGACGCCACTACCAGATGGCGGCTCGTGAGATCGCCCGGAGGTCCGGCAGGCCCGTGCTCTTCGAGTTCGAGCTGGCCGGCACCCCGTGGGACGTCGCCGAGGGTCGCGCCATCCTCGAGGAGCTCGACGCGGCCCTCGCCGCGGGCGCGCTGCCGGTGGAGTAG
- the galE gene encoding UDP-glucose 4-epimerase GalE — translation MNWLVTGGAGYIGSHIVQAFQGVGLGVVVLDDLSSGHAEFVPDDVPLVRGSILDTDLVAATLAEHRVTGVVHLAGFKYAGVSVDRPLHTYEQNVTGTGRLLAGMAAAGVDKIVFSSSAAVYGTPDTDLVTEQTATAPESPYGESKLIGEWLLRDQGRATGLRHTSLRYFNVVGSGSPALFDSSPHNLFPLVLDALVAGRTPRINGDDYPTPDGTCVRDYVHVADLAISHVAAAQALAAGRDLEPVYNLGSGDGVSVRQIMTAMANATGIPFTPEVAPRRAGDPARIVASGELAARDLDWKMRHTLADMVQSAWEARAR, via the coding sequence ATGAACTGGCTGGTCACCGGCGGCGCCGGCTACATCGGGTCGCACATCGTCCAGGCCTTCCAGGGCGTCGGCCTCGGGGTGGTCGTCCTCGACGACCTCTCCAGCGGCCACGCCGAGTTCGTCCCGGACGACGTGCCGCTGGTCCGCGGCTCCATCCTCGACACGGACCTCGTGGCCGCGACGCTCGCCGAGCACCGCGTCACCGGGGTGGTGCACCTCGCGGGGTTCAAGTACGCCGGGGTCTCGGTCGACCGCCCCCTGCACACCTACGAGCAGAACGTCACCGGCACGGGCCGCCTCCTCGCCGGGATGGCCGCCGCGGGCGTGGACAAGATCGTGTTCTCCTCGAGCGCGGCCGTCTACGGCACGCCCGACACCGACCTGGTGACCGAGCAGACGGCCACCGCCCCCGAGTCCCCCTACGGCGAGTCCAAGCTGATCGGCGAGTGGCTGCTGCGCGACCAGGGCCGCGCCACCGGCCTGCGCCACACCTCGTTGCGGTACTTCAACGTGGTGGGGTCCGGCTCCCCCGCGCTGTTCGACTCGAGCCCGCACAACCTGTTCCCGCTGGTGCTGGACGCCCTCGTCGCCGGGCGCACCCCCCGCATCAACGGCGACGACTACCCCACCCCGGACGGCACCTGCGTGCGCGACTACGTCCACGTGGCCGACCTGGCCATCTCCCACGTCGCCGCCGCGCAGGCCCTGGCCGCCGGACGCGACCTGGAGCCCGTCTACAACCTGGGCAGCGGCGACGGCGTCTCGGTGCGGCAGATCATGACGGCCATGGCCAACGCCACCGGCATCCCGTTCACCCCCGAGGTGGCGCCGCGCCGCGCCGGGGACCCCGCGCGGATCGTCGCCTCCGGCGAGCTGGCCGCCCGGGACCTCGACTGGAAGATGCGCCACACCCTCGCCGACATGGTCCAGTCCGCCTGGGAAGCGCGCGCCCGCTGA
- a CDS encoding DUF3618 domain-containing protein, whose product MTDPKIAALESELVATRAQLAATVDELSTRLDPRRQASEAVDNGRRLVRDAVGSDPQADPEARKRARIILGAAGAVVGLIVAGAIRRH is encoded by the coding sequence ATGACCGACCCCAAGATCGCGGCGCTGGAGTCGGAGCTCGTCGCGACCCGCGCGCAGCTGGCCGCGACGGTCGACGAGCTCAGCACGCGGCTGGACCCACGGCGTCAGGCGTCCGAGGCCGTCGACAACGGCCGCCGCCTGGTCCGGGACGCGGTCGGCAGCGACCCGCAGGCGGACCCCGAGGCGCGCAAGCGGGCCCGGATCATCCTGGGCGCGGCAGGCGCCGTGGTGGGCCTGATCGTCGCCGGGGCCATCCGCCGCCACTAA
- a CDS encoding DUF3073 domain-containing protein yields MGRGRQKAKQTKVARELKYFSPETNYRALEQELTSRGHNDVVTDSRRAVDTDDDADGAGDYRPWADER; encoded by the coding sequence ATGGGGCGCGGCCGTCAGAAGGCTAAGCAGACGAAGGTTGCCCGGGAGCTGAAGTACTTCAGCCCGGAGACCAACTACCGAGCACTCGAGCAAGAGCTCACGTCGCGAGGCCATAACGATGTCGTGACCGACAGCCGTCGTGCTGTGGACACAGACGACGATGCGGACGGGGCGGGCGACTACCGCCCGTGGGCAGACGAGCGCTGA
- a CDS encoding SDR family oxidoreductase, protein MSQDQAGFPAQQQEPPGLTTPMDPTPDHGEHSYRGSGRLAGRKALITGGDSGIGRAAAIAFAREGADVAIAYLPEEQQDAEETARWITDAGRQAVLLAADLREEDEARGLVDRAVAELGGLDVLVNNAGYQMARRESMADVTTEDLDRVLRTNLYAMFWLTQAALEHLSDGASIINTSSIQAYQPSPGLIDYAATKAAINNFTVNLAAELGARGIRVNAVAPGPIWTPLQPATQPPEKIEQFGSDTPLGRAGQPAEVAPAFVFLASAGDASYVSGTVLGVTGGKPVF, encoded by the coding sequence ATGAGCCAGGACCAGGCGGGTTTCCCCGCCCAGCAGCAGGAGCCCCCGGGGCTCACCACGCCGATGGACCCGACCCCCGACCACGGCGAGCACAGCTACCGCGGCAGCGGGCGGCTCGCCGGTCGCAAGGCGCTGATCACGGGCGGCGACTCGGGGATCGGCCGGGCTGCCGCGATCGCCTTCGCCCGTGAGGGGGCGGACGTGGCCATCGCCTACCTGCCCGAGGAGCAGCAGGACGCCGAGGAGACGGCCCGGTGGATCACCGACGCCGGTCGCCAGGCCGTGCTGCTCGCGGCCGACCTGCGCGAGGAGGACGAGGCGCGCGGCCTCGTGGACCGCGCAGTCGCCGAGCTGGGCGGGCTGGACGTGCTGGTGAACAACGCCGGCTACCAGATGGCGCGACGGGAGTCGATGGCCGACGTCACCACCGAGGACCTCGACCGGGTGCTGCGCACCAACCTGTACGCGATGTTCTGGCTGACGCAGGCGGCGCTCGAGCACCTGTCCGATGGCGCCTCCATCATCAACACGTCGTCCATCCAGGCGTACCAGCCCTCCCCGGGCCTGATCGACTACGCGGCCACGAAGGCTGCGATCAACAACTTCACGGTGAACCTCGCCGCCGAGCTCGGCGCCCGCGGCATCCGGGTCAACGCCGTGGCGCCCGGCCCCATCTGGACGCCGCTCCAGCCGGCCACGCAGCCACCCGAGAAGATCGAGCAGTTCGGCTCGGACACCCCGCTGGGGCGTGCCGGGCAGCCCGCCGAGGTGGCGCCCGCCTTCGTGTTCCTCGCCTCGGCAGGGGACGCGTCCTACGTCTCCGGGACCGTGCTCGGCGTCACGGGCGGCAAGCCGGTCTTCTGA